The Paramisgurnus dabryanus chromosome 17, PD_genome_1.1, whole genome shotgun sequence genome includes the window agactacaccactgactACAAGGGCTTAAAAACATAGATCATGAAAATTATGATAAAACAATAAATGTTCTAATTTAAACAGCCTGGAAACCGTTGAACGGGAACGCGCTGGTTTGGCTGTACGGGAGTATGTGTGCTTCAAGCAGATCTCCGGTCCCGGGCGTTCCGGACTCCCACGTCAGCAAAACGTTTTTCCAGCACAAACGGGTTTCGTTCTTTCGGGCAAAGCAGGAAGTGAAAGCCGTGCGCCCTGAAAACAAAAGCTGGAGAAAACACCCAAAGTATACAGACTGAGAAATGGAGATGGTTTGTGAAAGTGGGACATGTAGACTCTACCGGGGTGCTGGTGAAGCAGGGCATCCGTAAGTATTGTTTTAGAAATGGGAACGTTTCCCGGGTACAGAGGGTGGGCGACAGGGACCTAACGTTATGCTCAAAGCCGATCTGGGTAGCTACGTGTCGTCTGAGCTCAGGTGATCCGCAACTAAGACTGTTTGGGGGCGTTTGCATAGCCGGGTGTTTTGCGTTAAAAATCCAGTCCGGTGGGTCAAGCTGAGAACGGCTTGATGGGCGGCTCTTCACGGACGACACCCTAATGTCTAAATTACTGTATTCGACAGGTTTACTTCATAGTTTAAGAAAAGCTAAATGTAATTGAcgtttaaatgatttttaagagaAATGCGGGTGTATCTGACACTATATATGAGTCTTCAGCGGGTGTACATTAAAAGGCGCGAAGAGTTTAATcgttatttgttttttatttatatgtgacTATAACCcagtttttgtgtttgtgttttcgtGCTGCGGGAGAGACAAATGATGGAGAGGTTTTCATTATTatgcttattttttatattttgtagtTATCAAGTATTAAACCGCGCTTTCCTTCTCTGTGTATCTTTATCCCCTCTCTGTATTTCTCTCCACGTTACCCGATGCGCAAAGTCGGGTGTTGTCCCTTCTACGGCGAATGTACGTGATTGATAGATGTTTTGTCCAGTAACATAGCTGTGGGCGGAGCTTGTTGTTTTACGTCTCtctcacacgcacacacacacacacacacaacaaaataACAAGCATAAAACAAACTGAATGAGAATCATACATTAAAAGTAATAGTAGTGAAATGTTTTGTCCTTGGTGTAAGTTGTCCCCTATTTTTTCAGACCTATTTACAAACGGACTCGTGCAGAAATTGCAGCCAATCACCAGAGTTGCTTGCTGAAACAACTAGACCAGCAGAGGCAACAGGAATTGTTTTGTGACTGCAGCGTATTGGTGGAGGGACAAATTTTTAGAGCACATTGTAATGTTCTGTGGGGCAGCAGCGGATACTTCCGGATGCTGTTATCTCAGGAAGCTAAAGTCACTCAGAACTCAGTAAGTGCTTCTTTTGATGTCTTCAGCTCTGCAATTTTTTCTATTATCTTGGACTTTATTTATTCTGGTCAACTGGAGCTCAACAGTTCCAATGTAATAGAGGTGATGTCAGCAGCCAGCTACCTGCAGATGAATGATGTAATTTCCTACTgcaaaacctttattaaatctTTTCTCGAAATCAGCGAGAAAGACGACGACGAAAGTCAGTACTTGTGTCTGTCGGAGGGCAGTCCACCTCAAGACAGACACGAGAAAGTCATCGAGCCATCCACTATGTGTGATCTAAGCACAAGGCCACAGACCAGAAGCTGGGAGAACCAAGAGGAGGACCACACAACAGAGGATATCAGAGGAGCCATAGTCTCCAGTCCACAGCCATCAGGGCTTCAACAGAACTCTCCACCACAGCCCAGTCTAGAGTCACAGATAGAGGAGGAACAGTTTAGCTCTGTGCTGTCTGAACACAGAAGAAGAGGAAGCAGGAAAAGAACTGCGACCAGTCGCTTTGTAACAGAAGACACGTCGCTCATTGACCTAGAGGGGGTGGTATCACACTGCACTCAGAAGGCAGATGAGCTGTATGCCAACCTTCCATCAATTGTTGGGGTAGTTGGTGTGTTTAATAAAGGTTAGAGTTTAACTGCTCAGATTAAATAGGTATACAGTAGTTAAATGATTGTAAACTTTTTATCTAACTGTGACAAAAACTAGTTTGATTTTAGGAGTCAAGAATAaggatttcatttatttaaagcgaatacatttttagtttattaTTCTCTATTTATATGCATCAAATGCATTTAACTTTGTTAGTGTTTACCTTTGCACGGCCTGGAAACACATTATGATCAAGGAACCTGAAGGGTCAGAGAACACTTTACTTGCCCAATAATGCAAGTGATACTATTATCCCCAAACCACCTTTATTGATGAGCCCCGTAAGCTTAGAATTATTATAGTAATCTTTATTACAGCCTGGCTTTAGTGCCTCATATTAGGGATGTCGGAGTGCATGTAACTTTAATGTGACATAAATCCAAAAGCAAGCTTTAAATTATCAGACAAACTTTGAATGTTTCTGAAGTTTTGaatgaaatatatttacattgaAATATAGTTGCATATAGTGAATGAATATTGTTACATTGAAAAGGTTTTGTTCTTTTTGGTTCTCAGGTTAGTTAATATCCCTTTTGAATGGTTCTTTGATGTGGCAATGTATGGAATGAACAATCTGACTGACCTTAggcttaatgttttttttttcagattccACTCCCTCTATGCGTTATAAATGTCCTTTCTGCACGCACACAGTAAAAAGGAAGGCAGATTTGAAGCGACACCTCCGCTGTCACACAGGTGAGCGTCCGTACCCCTGCCAGGCCTGCAGCAAGCGTTTTACTCGCCTAGAACACCTGCGTAGCCATTTTGAGACGGTGAGAAACGCACTCAGCTTCTCATGTATTTGCTTCAGTAACACCTTAGTGCAGTgcttctcaactccagtccttgGGGCACCCCTCccagaacattttagatgtctccatatataaaacacctgattcagttcatcagcttgtaagtgtgttaattaaggaaaagtttaaaacattctggaagcaGAGCCATAGATAAACAGAGTTGTGCCACCGGAAGTCCAGAATCCCGGCCGTCACGTGATTCACGGAGACTTCAGTTAGTTCCTAGAAGCCCATATtgagccattgaaatacattaAGTTAGAGGCAAAGAGCTGTGGTTTTTCTTAATTTATAGTCAAGAaacgcatttttttttacaatatttatatatcacatcAAAATGTGAAAGTAGTATTGTTATGTAGttatataaacaatgttttttgacaaattaaATCCACCAATATAGGAACATTTGTATGGTCATCTGCTGGTATGTGGcttgttaacatgttttacGCTGCCTTTAGCcactttaaaatgcatcacaccGTACTAATGTAAGTTTATAATGTTATGCTTGTTTATAATGTACAAAGTGAATGTGCTGTGAATGTAACTCATACTggtttaatttataaatatacaaaagcaCAACATTAAAAAAGACTTACAAAGcactttgtttaatttattataaattataataatatttctGGCTTAGTGTagttttctttttgttgttaataTAAACATCTGATTGGAAATAACATCAAATGATTACTAATCTCTTAACTATGTAAGTATAGATTTGACaagttaattaattaataaatgttttatttatttaatttattaaccAGCAAAACCACAGTGTCAAAAACACTCCACCCATACGTTTgatgcataaatatgcactttaTACCACCATCACTTTATTTAATAgcctctctaattacacaatatttacaataatggatgaatctgcattaagaaaacgAAATGTACCAATAAAAGGTTGTTCGTGGTTTGTTGTGTGTTGCTAAAGTTATCCACAGCTTGTCGTAGGCTGACCCGTTTTCTACTAACACCCCCTAAATGTACTTATTAAACGAGAAATAATGCACTACAAACTGATGCACTACAAACTACTGATGCATAAAGTCATTCGATTCACATGTATTGCTAATCTTATTTGTCAAGCATATTAAGTCTTAAAACTTGTATTAAGTTCAACACATTCATTCTTTCTAATGCAACTCTATGGAGCTGACTGTGACTTCCGGGAACTCTGGAGAGACTCCGTGGTCCGCCATTGCTGTAAAAAACGTTCCATTGGAGTGAACGGACTTGACGTAACTCTCTCCTTCTATGGCTCTGTCTGGAAGGAGCCTTatgagtggaatcaggtgtttcatataaggagacatctaaaacattctgggaggtgggcccgaggactggagttgagaaccactgccttagtGTATATTCACAGGCTGCTGTCAGTCTATAAAGGAATAATTTACCCTAATGGCCAAGGTATACTCTGGCTGTCAGCACGCCATCCGCATGACATAATTTGGCGCCCCGTCACCGCGCATCACTCGTGGATATCCAAAAATGGactttattttaactttattgtcattttattacactttcaacactaaaataatcatcaaaatTTCAAAACTACTATCTACAATTACTATCAATGAAAGAAGTTCATCAAAAGTTAAATAGTTGATGATTAAAACCCAGTGCTTTTCTAAATAAACCACATTGACACATGTAAAAAGCTAAATTAACCCTTGGGAACCCTTAAAATACTTGCaatcaaaaacaacacaaacattgcTTACTGCTCTGGAGATTGTCTTCATTGTGATTATCATCCAATCTTTGATCAACAGTTTAATCAAAAACTTCCAAAGCATCCACAGCCAAGCTCATTAAATGTCCTTGCACTTTTGCTTTATTTCATTGCTGTGCAGTACATGAACTTGCAACGTAGTATTTATGACTAATGATCTACATATCGTAATTGctttagagcagtggttcttaaacagGAGAGAACTACAAATTCTATCCTAAAATGTAAATCATTACATTTGGTATAAACTGGTTTCCAAAATAATTCGAATTAATTCAAAGTAGATTGTCTGCTTAGTTCCTGGATCTATTTCTATGGACAACATCCTGCTTGTTTATCCCTATGATGGTGGTCACCATTAACATtcctattttatatatatatatatatatttttttattttctttattattttttttttcaaacaggCACTACTGGAAATAAGTGACTTTGTGTAAATCTTATCTCGGCTTAAAAACATTCTAACAAGATCGGTAaaagctttaaaatgtcataaaagaACTGTGAAAATATAGTAAAAATATATGATAAAAGTACTGTAAAATATAGTAAAAAATATAGTAAATATCCCTTAAAAattcaagtaaaaaaaagaaaaattaactGTGAAATCTTACAAAAATATATGGAAAAAACTGTCAAATAAAAGAAAAGGAACTGTAAAATATTCTAAAAATATGGtaaaataattgtaaaatagaataaaaatatttgtaaaatatttgtaaaatataggcaaaaatatgtaaaataattgTAAAGAATTGTAAAATATAGTAAAagatttgtaaaataattgtaaaatatattCAAAATGTAAAAGAATTGTAAAATATTTGTAAAGATATATGTAAAAgaattataaaattaaaaagaaTCATAAAATAAAGTAAAGATATATTACAATCTCCTCTTTTTTCCACTCATTAGCCCCGCTTTTTCTTTTGTTATCAAGTGAAAAAGTGTTCTTTGTCCTACCTGTTACCACGCATTGTCCCACTGCTTTCTGTTGCTGAACTACTTTGTGTACTCCATACCTTTCCCTGAATTCCAATGCTATTCCTTTCCCGAATGCACAGTCTTTGCAGTCAATGAGCTGCAATGTGTTCTGTTGAGAAATGTCAACCTGTTGTTGTTCCCTTGTGTTGGATTCCCCCTTTTGGTCCTGCAGTTCCTGCAGGTCCAATCTTACCGTATCCAATGACCTTCTGGTGAATGTGTGGGGAACAACAAGACCAATGGAACCAAGTGTCACCTTTGCCAGCTACTCTTACTGTTTTGCGCTCGGTCACTCTGTATGGTCCTATCCAACGAGGTTCGTTCCACTTCCGCTTAAACACCCTTAGGAGCACCCAATCTGCAAATGGAGTAATTTCTGTGTCTGGATGTGCAGGAGAGATGGTTTTCTGTTTGGAAAAACAAGAGCATTCAGTTTGGTgaagtacactctaaaaatggctgggttattttttaacccaaaatgctgggttgagtctgttgggttgttttgctgggttatttttgtacattttaaacactttttgggTAGTTTCAGTTTTCTAGGTGTTGGGTTAAAACTGCTGGATTATTATGTTGGGTTGTTTGAAGAGGCTCAGGTGCTTCGCGCCCTTGATGTTTGAATGTGCTCAGCAACGGTCGTTGTGAAAGGACAGAGTCACTGGAAGCAGTTGTTTCAAGgtaagtttatatgtttttGTGAACATTTCATGAATATAAACAAGATTATAACATTTTACTAGACAGCAACGTGTTAATTTATACAGACTAAGACGACAGGTGTAATTTGGAGGTATGACGACTGTTACCTCAGATCCCCATTTACACAAATTGACTCGAATAATCGTTCTAAGATGTTTGATATGGCATATTAATAAAATCGGTGTTACAAAATCCCCATCACACGGTTGATTACGTTAACTCATGACAATTTCTGTAAGCCTTTACCAAAGCGAGTCAAAACCGGTACCGAGTCGACCTCCGCAACCCCCACTTCGGCTTCTTGTGTCACACCCGCGCACAGTTTTCCCTTTCCCAGCTTAACAAGCGATAGCGACGCTGTACAATTAAATTTAGCGACAAACGAGTTGCTTTCTTGTCATTCGATATGTAAAGACAGACCGCGAGGCGCGAGCACATGTTAACTTTACCGGCGGCGGAGGATCACGGAGCCGGCGTCTACTCTGTCACTGAGGCAGGGACAAGCAGCACATTCACTTCACAGTCGGTACGGCAGGTAACACGTcaataaatgaaaacgaaaCAGCGTTTCCAAGAACCGGTGTCTTATATGTATATTGCTTGTTCctctcttttaaaatgaaataatagtTTAAGTGTTTCGAAATGAACTTGAAAATATAAACGTATTTGTCACCAAGACGGAGGCTGCGTGGAAGTGACTTATCGGTTAACAAACATTATGTGTTATATGAAATTAGATGTGTTATTGAGTCATATTTAGTTactattttatattcatttcatAATATTTTTGGGTTGTCTCCTGTGATTTCAAATTTATATTGACCAACCCTCTGATCTGTGGCTGATACTGTATTAGAGatgttatgtttttagcagagaTCAGATGTGATGTTGTTTTCCAATTCTTTTGTGCAGAGTTTTAACGTCCATCCATTGATGAGGCTAGCAAGACCTTCATACAACTTCAGCCAGTAagtataacatttaataattcctatttaaaatgtattgggaATGTCTTAATTATCTGCTACATTTTAGTTCTGCAGTACTTTATTCTTTATAGTCAGGTCATCCTGACTATCATCAATAGATCTACTGATGATGCCATTTCCCACATCCTGCACTCTTCCCTCACGCACATCGACAGCAATAACAGAAACTATGCAAGGCTGCTATTTATTGACTATAGCTCAGCTTTCAATACTATTATCCCCATAAGGCTTGCTTTTAAACTCATAGACCTTGGCCTGAGTTCTTCACTCTGTGACTGGATCTTTGACTTCCTCACCGGCAGACCTCAGGTGGTGAAAGTTGGCCAGTACACCTCCAACTCCATCACCCTGAACGTAGGAGCCCCACAGGGTTGTGTCCTAAGTCCTCTGCTCTACTCTCTCTACACACACGACTGCGTGTCTTCCCACAGCTCCACATCTATTATCAAATTTGCAGATGATACTGTGGTTCTGGGCCTCATTCACAACAACGATGAGACCGCATACTTGGATGAGGTAGAGAAATTAACATCTTGGTGCCAGGTCAACTGTCTCTCTTTGAACGTGAGCAAAACTAAAGAGATGATTGTTGACTTCAGGAAGAGACAACAGCAACCCCATACTCCTCTTATGATTAGTGGGTCCCCTGTAGAGAGGGTGAGCAGCTTCAAGTACCTTGGTGTAAACATCTCCGAGAACCTGACTTGGACTGCACACATTCAAGCACAGATTAACAAAGCCAGGCAAAGACTGTACCATCTGCGACAGCTGAGGAAATTCAGAGTCTCACCAGCTATTCTGAAAACTTTCTATTCAGGAGCCATAGAAAGTGTATTGACTCAGTGCATCTCAGTGTGGTATGGAAACAGCTACAGTCAGGACTGCAAAGCCCTTCAGAGAGTAGTGTGCTTAGCTGAGCGCATCTCTGGGTCTTCTCTCCCCTCTATGCAGGACATCTACCTCAAACGCTGCAAAAGCAGAGCTGCTAAAATTATTAAGGACTCCATTCACCCCAGTAACCATCTTTTCACTTTGCTGCCATCTGGTAAGCGCTTCCGTAGCCTGATGGCTAAAACTGAAAGACTTAGGAGGAGTTTCTTCCCCCAGGCCATCCGGCTACTTAACTCAAAACCAGACTCTTATCGTCATCATGTTCACACTTAATACTCACTTTATCAGTAAGCCATTCGCTACCTCACTTTGACATACTGAAAGTGTCAACCTGTTTGCACATTTGCCTCTTGTACATTCCTGTGTATCTTAATATTTAAGACTACAGTATAATACACACATTCACATTGCCTTTTGTACACACCTGTGTATCTTAATATTTAAGATTACTGTGTACCTTCATGCACATTATTTTCCATtcattatttaatcattttcCATTCATTATTTAATTCTACAGTATACATCCTTTATCTCTTTACTTTAAATTTGTTATTTCTctcatatttttattgtttacttGCATTCCATTCCTTTTATAgctatatttatgtatattgtTCAACTGTGTTGTTTACTTTAATAATTGCACTGTCCTTGGAGTGGACCTGAATCACATTTCACTGCTGATTATATATGCTCTATATAATTGTGTATGTGACAAATAAAAATCTTGAATCCTATTTGTCAGTCTGTGTGGTTTGCAGCCTTTGTTGTTGGCACAACAGTTAAAGGAGTGTAACACCAAAGTCTTATGCAAACTGACAACAGGCCATTgcatttttggaaaaaaatctcACACGTGGTGGTAATGCGGCCAGGGATGCAAAAGAAAgccttataattttttttaaatggataaTTCACTTGGCCCACATGGTTTTCTGAATACTTAAATCTGATCATTTAGTTCAGACCACTAAAAGTTTTTTCCTCTTTTGTAGATTGCAACAAATATGGTGGAATTTCTTCTCTGGACAGAATCCTCGAAACCCTTTCCTTTCGTCCTGGCCATGGGAAACATGCAGCAGATCTCTCAATCTTTTTTCTCAATCAGTCTCTCtgaatacggaagtgacttaaactgcaattcggccaagatggcgatggcacgcaccgcctactttaagcttcaaaaatgctcttcacaaaccaatgggtgatgtcacagacactacttgcatattttttacagtctctggtttaaaggcattttaagTGCTTGAAAATAAATACCCCAGGCAATGTGCTTCTATGGGAATTCCTGTAGTCTGTCATTTTTCAAATTGATGAATCCTCTCCTGTTCTATTCCTTTGTACATCTTTGTTCGCGACAAGTAACTTTTTAATAAATGAAGTATTTTTTGTCAAATACATTCCATTCTGTGAAacttaaaacatttgttatgtaaaaaaactttgcacATCTATGAatgattttacttttaatttaacaattacattgtttattttcttacacTGCTGTAGTTTTGTTTATGTACATTTCAGTATTTCATTAAATTTCATAAAATTACAAATTCTGTCTTAAATTCAAACGAATTGATTCAACCTGTTACATTGTTACTTCAATGTGCAtaatttatgatattttataaatatatttatacttgGGTCAGTCAGCAgtcctttaaatgattttgcaacttacaactgtaaaaatgtaagagtttgtagttattttgcagccaaataaacatttatttgctgTTAACAATGGTGTTGATTTACAATAAAGCACAtgataaaaataacccagcaagaaTAACCCAAAACCCAGAATATTAATCCCATAAATGGTTAAAATGactaaaaatgaaataaaatgaaaacatgtTGGTTTTCTCAACAACCCAACCTGCTGGGTTAAATGTGTTACCCaaccaatatttacccagcgctgggttgccaattgggttgtttttaacccaaccatttttagagtgtatgttcTGTGATCAAGATTGTTTATG containing:
- the zbtb8a gene encoding zinc finger and BTB domain-containing protein 8A, whose protein sequence is MEMVCESGTCRLYRGAGEAGHPPIYKRTRAEIAANHQSCLLKQLDQQRQQELFCDCSVLVEGQIFRAHCNVLWGSSGYFRMLLSQEAKVTQNSVSASFDVFSSAIFSIILDFIYSGQLELNSSNVIEVMSAASYLQMNDVISYCKTFIKSFLEISEKDDDESQYLCLSEGSPPQDRHEKVIEPSTMCDLSTRPQTRSWENQEEDHTTEDIRGAIVSSPQPSGLQQNSPPQPSLESQIEEEQFSSVLSEHRRRGSRKRTATSRFVTEDTSLIDLEGVVSHCTQKADELYANLPSIVGVVGVFNKDSTPSMRYKCPFCTHTVKRKADLKRHLRCHTGERPYPCQACSKRFTRLEHLRSHFETIHQARKLVCRKCKRHVTEINGRVVSEGTRRYRLCNVCIQESGYNELITDGNKEKEGLLFEVEEDTSEDREMTWLMDDDELAEDSGADLIIQEVDDSDEDTSGK